A single genomic interval of Helianthus annuus cultivar XRQ/B chromosome 6, HanXRQr2.0-SUNRISE, whole genome shotgun sequence harbors:
- the LOC110938463 gene encoding auxin-induced protein 15A, whose protein sequence is MAIRMPRIIQARKILKRSLSNGSTTPASMDIPKGYFAIYVGEQEMKRFVVSVSLLSEPTFQELLHQAEEEFGYNHPMGGLTIPCSEDVFTDLASRLGAF, encoded by the coding sequence ATGGCCATACGTATGCCACGCATCATTCAAGCAAGAAAAATTCTCAAACGGTCCCTCTCTAATGGTAGCACCACTCCTGCATCTATGGACATCCCCAAAGGCTATTTTGCCATTTATGTTGGAGAACAAGAGATGAAGCGGTTTGTGGTGTCTGTATCACTACTAAGCGAACCTACCTTTCAGGAGCTACTGCATCAGGCAGAAGAAGAGTTTGGGTACAACCATCCAATGGGCGGGCTCACGATTCCCTGTAGTGAAGATGTATTCACAGATCTGGCTTCTCGTTTGGGAGCATTTTGA